ACCAACTGAAAGTCTACTCTGGGGACAAATTGACCGGGGGCAAGAAAATAGGATCTTATATTGGGGCCTCCCTGAACAGGACCAAGTATTCAGCGGAAACAGATGGAGTAAAACACATCAGGATGTACGGGGGCAGGAATAACAATGGGGCTACCAGCTGAACCCCTACTGTGAGGACAACTTGACTTAGGAGTAAGAAAACAGGGCTCTTTGTCGGGGCTTGTATAAGCAGGACAAACTAAGCAGCAGGAACTGTTAGAAGAGACCAGAGAAGTGTGGTGCAGGGCACGGATAAAAGGCAGACTAACAACTGAGACCTTATGTGGCGCCTGGAGGGGGgcgcggggctcagtcggttgagagaccgacttcagtgcaggtcatgatctcgccatgtgttcaagccccatgttgggctctgtgctgacagctcagagcctgaagcctgcttcagattctgtctgtctgtttttctctctctctccatctttctcaaaaataaacaaacattataaaaacaaaacaaatctaaacagaaaacaacTGAGACCTTACTCTGAGGTCCACTTGAACTAGGGGGTAAGAAAACCAGTCTTTTTGTAGGGAACTATCTAAGCAGGACCAACTAAGGAGTAGCAACATTTGGAAGAGACCAATGCAGAATGTGAGGGGGAACAGGACTCAAACAGGAGCTCCAACTGAGATACTACTTTGAGGACACGACCCAAGGAGCaataaacagaattttttgtTGAGGCATGAGCAAGACCAACTATCAGAAAGTGTTGTAAGAGGCCAAATGGGAATGGAGGGGGCAGGAATAAAAGGGGGCAAGCAACTGAGACCCTACTCTGAGAACAATTTCTCTTAGGGAACAAGAAAACAGTCTTCTTGCTTGGGCCAATGTGAGCAGGACCAACTAACCAGCAGGAACAGCTGGAAGAGACCAAAGCAGGAAGTGTGGGTGTGGGGGAAAGAATCAATGGGGAGGCTGCAAACTGAGACCCTACTCTGAGGACAACTTGACCTGGAGTGCAAGAAAATGGGACTCTTGGGGCCTCACTGAGCAGGAACTAACCATTAGGAACAACTGGAAGAGACAAAAGAGGGAAGTGGGGGTGGCAGGAATAAAAGGGGGGATACCAACTGAGACCCTACTTTGAGGACAACCTGACACTGGGGGCAAGAAAGAGGATTCTCTGTGGGGGCCTATCTGAGCAGGACCACCTATCTGGCAGGAACAGTTGGAAGAGACCTAAGCAGGagctgtgtgggggtggggggagttggcAGGAATAAGAGGGGGCTACCAACTCAACCTCACTCTTGTCCTGGGGACAGGAAGACAGGAATCTTTGTTGGGGTCTATGTAAGCAAGACCATCTAACCAACAGGAGTAATTGGCAGAGACCAAATCAGAAAGTGTGTGGGGGCAAGAATCAAAAGGGAACTACCAACTGTGACCTTGCTCTGAGGACAACTTGACCACGGGGGCCAGAAAAAAGGACTCTTTGTGGGGACCTCTCTGAACAGGATGACTAGCTGGCAGTAACAGTTGAAAGAGACAAAAGCGGGAAGTACGGGAGGGTGGGCAGGAATAATAGGGTGGTTAGCCACTGAGACCCTATTCTGAGGACAACTGGACCGAGGAGGCAAGAAAACAGGACTCTAAGTTGGGGCCTTTCTGAGCAGGACCAACCAGGCTGCAGAAACATTTGGAAGAGACCAATGGAGGAAGTGGGGGGTCAGAAATAAATGGGGTGCTACCAACTGAGACCCTACTCTGAGGACAACTTGAtctgggggaaagaaaacaggaCTTTTTGTTAGGTCCTGAGTAGGACCAACTAACCAGCAGGAAACAGTTGGAAGAGACCAAGGGGGATCTgtgtgggaaaggaagaaatggggtgCTACCAACTGAGACCCTACTCTGAGCACAACTTGACCCAGGGGCTAAGAAAACAGGACTCTCTGTTGGGGCCTATCTGAGCAGGACCAACTAACCAGCAGGGACAGCTGGTAGAGACCAAAGCAGGAtgtcagggggagggaggaatcaAAGGGGGGCCAGCTTCACACTACATATTTGTTTACTATTTTCCTCAGTACTAACAGTACAGAGACCGTACTCTAGGGACAACTTGACCTAGGGGACATGAAAACAGGACTCTTTGTTGGGGCCTATGTAAGTGGGAAAAATTGGAAGAGACCCAATTAGAAGTATGGGGCAGCAGGAATAAAAGGGGGGCTATGAACTGAGACCCCACTCTGAGGAGAGCTTGGCCCAGGGTTCATGAAAACAGGGCTTTTTGTTGGAGCCTCTCTGAGAAGGACCAATTAACCAGCAGAAACAGTTGGACTACACCAATGCAGGAAGTGTGTGGGGGGCTGGAATAAAAGGGGGGCTACCAAGTGAAACACAACTCTGAGAACAAGTTGAACTGGGGGCAAGGAAACAGGCCTCTTTGTTGGTCCTGTCTGAGTAGGACCAACCAACCAGCAGGAACAGATGGAAGAAACCAACACGGGAAGTGGGGGGGCAGGAATAAAAGGGCAGCCCCCAAGTAAGACTAGGCCTGCCAACCCTCTAGGGATTGCCTTCTCTGAGAGGTACAGTGCCCTAAGGGTCTGTGTGACCTGGGCAGCCTTGGGGGTGGCCACACCTTCGAGCCAATCAGAGAAGCCGGCAACAGGCCTCCCCGATCCCCAGAGTGGGAGTGGACCTAGGATCATGGTTTCTCTACCCATCCAGGGCCTGGCTGCATGAAACAATGTGCCTGGCTAAAGACAGGAGCCCTTCCCGGGAGCTCAAATCatacttttatatatacttttagaaATGAGAGAAGCTTGGGGCCCTGGACTCATCCCTTTGTCCACACTTGGCCAGGGCTCCCTCACCAAACCAGCTGGGAGCCACCTTTGTGACATCACGTGACAAATAAAGAGGTGATGACTTCGGCCTCTGGTTGCCCCACTTGAGATTCTAGAGTTTTGTGGACAGCATATATTGGACATCCCCATACTGACTGAAGGCATTTTTGCAAAAATGCTTCTGTTTTAGAATAGCTCCATGGCTAGTcagaatagtaaataaatatgtagggTGAAGCTGGCCCCATCCGATGATGGAGAGCTGGCACCAGAATTACCATCTAGTTTGTCTCTGGACCCAAATTTGAATTCCAGGGAGATTTTGGAGATGAACAGGGCCCAAGCCGTGAACCAAGGTCCGGGCCGCCAAGACAACCCACAGCCACAGGCCCCAAACCAAGATGCCACCAACATGGGAGAAAACAATAGTTTTCTTGGGCTTTCCTTCCCAAGAAAGCTTTGGATGATTCTGGAGGACAACGCTTTCACATCAGTGCGCTGAAAACATGCCAGGGCCACCGTGATCATCGTCGACAAAGACCTTTTCCAGAGGGAGGTTCTTCACCGCCAAGGTGCAGACAGAATCTTCGAAACCAACAGCTTGAAGACTTTTCTCCACCTGATGAACCTGCAAGGGTTCAGCAAAATACGTGAAACCGAGCCCTGGGGGTTGAGTCCCCCAGAGAATAAGAGAATGATGGTAAGTAGAAAGTCCTTGGTTTCCCATGTTTTCTGTCTTGTCAGCCCCTTCCTCGTAGACCTCAGATGAATGATCTACTGAAAGGGTTTAATTTCCGAGGACAACTTTCTTTCTCAAGAGACACTATGGAGAAATGAGAACGTCCAGGCTGTCCTATGAACCTACAACCCCCTGAGGTGGAGGGTGCAGGTATGACTAAACATTCAGAGGCCAGGTAATGTCAAATAGTGTGTGAATCCCTTCACCTGGGCTTTATGTGTCCGTCTTTAGTCAGTTTAGGCTCCAGGGCACTAAGGAACCTTGCAGGCATCTTAAAAGGATCTTTTCTCCCTAGTAGAACAGTACCATAATGACGGTTGGGGgagaggccaggggtggggagtggtgggagggaaggggNNNNNNNNNNNNNNNNNNNNNNNNNNNNNNNNNNNNNNNNNNNNNNNNNNNNNNNNNNNNNNNNNNNNNNNNNNNNNNNNNNNNNNNNNNNNNNNNNNNNGAGAGGGcaatggggagaagggagagagagggggttgggagggagaagaaggggggaagaggagagggagggtaggaagggggagggggaggttggaTGAGAAGGGGAGGacgaagggaggagagggaggtaaaggaggaggggagaggacaaGGATGGGAGAGGGGtcaaaggggaggaggaaggggggcggggggaaaggtgggagggagggggaggggtggaagggagggggaaTGGAGGGTGGaagagggagatgggggagggagaggaagggagggggaaaggagaggagggaggggagaggggaaaggagaggagggaaagaggggagagaagcaaggaaggggaaagaaggggaggaggaagggagggagagaaggggagggagtagggaggaagagagaaggggggagaggggagggaggtggcagtCTAGGTGGCAGCAGACACAACTCTTTCCTCCCAGAATGACTAAAAGGATGACTCTCATATCTCATTTCAGATCTACCACAACGCCAACTTTCAGAGAGACACGCCTTTTCTGCTCAGGAATATTCAGAGGAAAGGTGCCCCTACAGTCACCACTGCCTTGCTAGGGACGGTGCGACAGCTCCCAAGAAGAAGCGGGCAGCAGCAGCAAGACACAAGGCATCCACCAAAGTCGACGAGAAGGTCCCTGGAGAAGCCCCAAGTGCTCAGAGCCCCAGCAGTAGCCGGTCCTTCACCTGCTCTGGCCCTGGCTCTATGAGCAGCACAGCTGGGCAGGCCTTGGGAAACGGTGGCCCAAGGGGGGAGGGCCCCTCCAGGAATGGCACGTTTGCGCCCCCGGCTACTGCCGGAAGGGACGGCACAGATGGTGTGGTGATGGCTCTGAATAACACCTGTTATTCCAGCCTGCGGGTGGCCCTTTCGGTCATGTCCCCAGACGAGGCCCCCAGTGAGAACAAGGAGCAGGAGGGCCCTCTGTGTGTCCGCTGTGAGCATGTCAAGGAACCTCCGGGTCCCTAAACTCACAGGCCACTGATAACAAATAACATTTACCATGTGTCACCATCAATCTATTTTTGGCTTTAATAGAGAAAAACACAATTCTGCATGAGTAAATAGTCTGACTGGAAAGGCGAGTCTGATCTCCTTCTCACATACGATCCTACACACACCTCATCAGATGACCCCCGAGGAGGCTGGAGACCCTGGCCCTGGCCCGAGACAGGTTCTGGCCCCATCCTGTCCCCTCTGTTTCGAAGCGGCAGCACTTTTGCACACGCAGCCGAGGAGCTGGCTGGAGAGTATGGAGGTAAGCCCAGGAAGGTCTGAGCCTTGCCTGCGGGTCAGGAGACAGAACCGCCTCACTGCTGACCTTGGGGTATCACGTTACATCACGTTATGTCACGTGTGTATCTTGAAACAGGAGAGGTTTTCCTCGGGTCTGCCTGCGATGCCCCGAGGTTTCTGATCAGCAGCTGAGAGCCTCTGGCCCGAGAGGCAGGAGCCTGCCGAACAGGCCCACCTAAAAGCAGGGCCGCCCGCCTGCCAGGGGACATGGCAAGGGAGACGTTATTCTGCTTGGAAGAGGCAGGCCACGCTGGTCCATgcctgtgggggggtgggggggacagccCATCATGCTCATAGGTAACAACCACTAGAAACCTTGCTAAGAAATCAACAACGACAACAAAAGAGTTTCCACAGAATATGCAACACAACTGAATCATTTTCCCATCAGTGCTGGATTTAGCATCCTTTCTTTGGACCTGAAAGGGCTGTGGGATGTGTCTAACACACACACTTCATGGGCCAAGGGACGTTCTGATAACAGACAAGAGTCAGTTGTAAGAACATACGGGTGCTGTTTCTCAGTCTGATGAACCGGGGCACCCGTGGCAGGCCACCCCTGCACTGTCCTGTAGCGCCCGCTCCCAGCCCTCCCACCAGGTCCCCTGGATGCTGTTCAACATTCTGTGAGTTTGGAGCAGAACAACGAGAGGAGGAAACTCTAACTCGCTGTCTTAAGACCCACGTCTTTGCATGATCCACAGATCAGAAGGACCCAGACTAGTGGTGGCGCCACAAGACATTTACTGgctgctctccctttctcctgaAGGTCGAAGTCCGTGAGACGCCAAAGAGCCCAGACAGGCGCCTCACAAGGAAAGTCCCACTGTCCTGGGCCCTGCATCTGAGTGAACAAACCTGTTTCCTCCAACAGTGGCAGGGCCGGTTCAGACTGAACCTGGCCTGTGGGTCTGCGGCACGACGGTCAGTCGACGGGTCACGATTTCGCTGCTTTCTCGGGAACCTTCCACACTCCTCAGGCGTCCTGCCCCAAGGGCATCAGGCGCTCTGGGATATCTACCTGGAAGATATCCTTTCCGCCTTTCCTGGGTATGGGCTCCGGTAACCACCTGGGGTTTGAAAGCGTGGTGAGGTACTTCCGCTGCAGGCTGCTCAGTACAGCTTGGTTCTCCAGTTCCACAACCTCATCTGTTTCCCCAATGTCAACAAGCCCTGTGCACGAAGAGAAGCACATGTAGTTTTCCCTTCCAGAAACCAAGGCCCGCCTGTCGAGAATGTGATTGTTCCAAGTTGCAAGCACCAGAGACCAAGAGGGACACCAGGTACACTGGGCTCCTCTGACTAAGCATGTCCGACACGCCAAAGTCTGTTCAGGGAGCTCTGGGTGAGGCtgaggaggcagggagatgagGTGGAGGGCCTCATCCTCAACGACCACACCCAAGTCATGGGCTGCTCCCAGCAGACAGCATAGGGCAGCAGGCAGAGATCAGACCAGAAGGGCCCCGGATGCTGGGCGGAACAGGCACTCAGGTCCTGGAGCACGTCAGCAAGTGGCAGGGGCCCCTGTGTGTGGACTCACCCACGGAGGGCTTAGGGGACGCACCCGGGATGCGGGCACAGTGGGGGTGTGGTATACCACAGGAAACCCAGCAACAGCCTGGGGTCTGGAGTCTGCCCTGACCCACTGTGTGCACGGTGCTGCCTCTAAGATTTCTGTCGCATGCACACGCGTGCATACACGCAAGCCCACGGGCAAAGGTTACACACACACCTAGAACCTGTTCCTGCCTCTCAGCTCAAAACCTGGATCTGAGGCCCTGaacagaagcagggctcacctgaggGGTGGGACTTCGGGGACTTCCCCAGCCCAGCGCCCCCTGCTGCCCCACTGAAGGTGTGCTGCTTAAAGAAACCACAGCCCCCACACCACAAGCCACAAAACTCCTGGGCAAGGGCTTGGGGAGGAAGGAGCCCTTGGAGGTGTCTCAGCAGCATCTGGCTTCTCATCACTTGCCAGCGATCACACCACAGCCATACTTGTCACCTTCCAGAGAAGCAAGGCCTGAATCTGAGCAGGGGTCATGCCAAGCCTCTCCGCCAGCAGCTCCCTCCATGCGGTGTTTTCTCAGTCCCTGTGGGCAATGTGGATGGCGATGGTCCGGTTCCGGTGGCTGCTCAGCAGAGGACGCCAATGTGTCTCCAAAGTCTTGACCCCGCTTAACACAAATCCTGCATAAGGCTGGCGGAAGGAGAGGCAGCCCAACTTCATCTCCCCAGAGCGCCTTGGGCCTCACCAGGCctgtggagacacagaaccacGAAGGTCGACAGGCATCAGGCCCAGCGCTCCAAGCTCATGTCCAGGAGCAAGACTTCTCCCCAGTGTCCCCCGGGGGACCCTGACCCCACACTCACCTGGACGGTGGGGGAGCGGAGAGCCTTGGCTCCTTCTATCAGTACATGGTCAGCTGTCGGGCCCCAAGGAAGGGGCTGGTGACCAGGATGACGTGTCCATCACATGGAGTTGTTGGGGAGCTCAGAGAGGAAGGCGGGGATACCTGGAGCAAGGCATGGCCAGGACAGCACATGGTCAGTTCCACAACAGAGGTCACTGAGCCCCAGGAGGGCACAGAGGGGGAGGTCCCCTCGGTGTGTCAGTGCAGTGAGCCGGCTCTAGCCCTCTCCCAGTACAGACAGGGGCATCCTGGGCTTTGCTACTCTGGGGCTGCCGAGCACAAACCCTCGgtatccaacctcagctcagcgCGGGTGGGGCCCTGTGATCTCACATGGCCCTGGCAGgtgtctcctccccacccctttgGGTGCCACCCTCCTCCGACCCTTTCCTGCCCCACTGCTCTCCACCATCATAGGACACCCCCGACCCTGACCCGAGCCTAGAGAAACAGGTAATGAGAGCAGGAACATCTGGTACTGGGGCGCA
This region of Suricata suricatta isolate VVHF042 chromosome 6, meerkat_22Aug2017_6uvM2_HiC, whole genome shotgun sequence genomic DNA includes:
- the LOC115293676 gene encoding heat shock transcription factor, X-linked member 3-like, which encodes MNLQPPEVEGADLPQRQLSERHAFSAQEYSEERCPYSHHCLARDGATAPKKKRAAAARHKASTKVDEKVPGEAPSAQSPSSSRSFTCSGPGSMSSTAGQALGNGGPRGEGPSRNGTFAPPATAGRDGTDGVVMALNNTCYSSLRVALSVMSPDEAPSENKEQEGPLCVRCEHVKEPPGP